One region of Pagrus major chromosome 7, Pma_NU_1.0 genomic DNA includes:
- the LOC140999685 gene encoding zinc finger BED domain-containing protein 4-like: protein MDAFDIVKIEVFTDCDTDAAASDQQQAVSDTPPAKKHRRKSAIWKYFTTCDDDVTKVVCNICKRVVSRGKDLGHLTTSTMHNHMHYKHHNVGGTRSTQCGRRPQPTPSPHALLPFAPLVFQNRSSETLDQPNHPMTQTITETVGEMICMDLLPYSFVENKGFCKLMNVVAPRYTLPTGMQFSTKVVPELHQRVKTKVQENLENIEGSVVHCTADIWTGKFSFVSLTGHWFVQEVSGGGTATLKRVSVLLNMKVIDTEYTPAEILQHLQDLVEEWQNMVPRRFTVGFFVTNNTCNMVKTMSDSGYVHIRCMAHSLHLIVTGAIEECHGVVSVINTARQITKTVHMSNESKAKLHELQEQLGLAVSSLVHDVPTRWNTVLFMLQRLLEQKKALTAMSTEMDLGKSVSDSQWTLMEDVVKVLEPFEEATHTVCQDDTSISSVIPCIQALRAALNELKANKDVSDLLEIHKLVGLLQIHLEEHFQHVFETSTNAYFKATLLDPRFKIMPMALLSKLDFDRLKAAVAEEVDELLEQDSIPSVGEADSSSGMVLESEGTSSKPTSLFWGAMQSLTASNMKTVTSSGLVECYLAESNTQSLACDPVISYWSAKMEQCPALARVAIKYLACPPTSVSSERLLSTGEDAVAPDDRLVPVHVPQLVFTKYNLEKCQ from the coding sequence ATGGATGCTTTTGATATTGTAAAGATTGAGGTCTTCACAGACTGTGACACTGATGCTGCTGCTAGTGATCAACAGCAAGCAGTGAGTGACACGCCACcagcaaaaaaacacaggaggaagagTGCAATCTGGAAATATTTTACCacctgtgatgatgatgtgaccAAGGTGGTGTGCAACATATGCAAGAGAGTTGTGAGCAGAGGCAAGGATTTAGGACATCTAACCACCAGTACGATGCACAACCATATGCATTACAAACATCACAATGTAGGAGGCACTCGTAGCACTCAGTGCGGCAGGAGACCACAGCCAACCCCTTCCCCTCATGCCTTACTTCCCTTTGCACCGCTTGTTTTCCAGAATCGATCGTCTGAAACCCTTGATCAGCCAAATCATCCAATGACCCAGACAATCACTGAAACTGTGGGTGAAATGATTTGCATGGATCTTTTGCCATATTCATTTGTGGAGAACAAAGGCTTCTGTAAACTTATGAATGTGGTGGCACCTCGTTATACACTTCCCACAGGCATGCAGTTCAGCACCAAAGTTGTCCCGGAGCTTCACCAAAGAGTAAAAACTAAAGTGCAAGAGAACCTTGAGAACATTGAGGGCAGTGTTGTGCACTGCACAGCTGATATTTGGACTGGAAAGTTCTCCTTCGTGTCTCTAACAGGACATTGGTTTGTACAGGAGGTATCCGGAGGTGGGACTGCGACACTTAAACGTGTAAGTGTGTTGCTCAATATGAAGGTCATCGATACAGAGTACACTCCTGCAGAAATCTTGCAACACCTCCAGGATCTTGTTGAAGAGTGGCAAAATATGGTTCCAAGAAGATTTACTGTTGGGTTCTTTGTCACTAACAACACTTGCAATATGGTGAAAACCATGTCAGACAGCGGCTATGTGCACATTAGATGCATGGCTCACTCCCTACACTTGATCGTCACAGGTGCTATTGAAGAGTGCCATGGTGTGGTTAGTGTAATCAACACTGCAAGACAAATTACCAAAACTGTGCATATGTCAAATGAATCCAAAGCTAAGCTGCATGAGCTACAGGAGCAACTTGGCCTTGCCGTGTCTTCCTTAGTTCATGATGTGCCGACCAGGTGGAACACCGTGTTGTTCATGCTGCAGCGCCTGCTGGAGCAGAAGAAGGCACTGACTGCCATGTCCACAGAGATGGACCTTGGTAAGTCTGTCTCAGACAGTCAGTGGACTTTGATGGAGGACGTAGTCAAAGTCCTGGAGCCTTTTGAGGAAGCAACACACACGGTGTGCCAAGATGATACATCTATTTCCTCTGTGATTCCATGCATCCAGGCCCTCAGAGCTGCACTGAACGAACTTAAAGCAAATAAGGATGTGAGTGACCTGCTGGAGATTCATAAGCTTGTTGGCTTACTGCAGATCCACCTTGAGGAACACTTTCAGCATGTCTTTGAAACGTCCACCAACGCctattttaaagcaacactcCTGGATCCCAGATTTAAAATCATGCCCATGGCACTGCTCAGCAAGCTGGATTTTGATAGATTGAAAGCTGCTGTTGCAGAGGAGGTCGACGAATTGTTGGAGCAGGACAGCATTCCTTCAGTAGGTGAAGCTGACTCTTCATCAGGTATGGTGCTAGAATCAGAGGGCACCAGCAGCAAGCCAACAAGTCTCTTCTGGGGCGCAATGCAGAGTCTTACAGCAAGTAATATGAAGACTGTGACATCGTCAGGTTTGGTCGAGTGCTACCTGGCAGAGAGCAACACACAGTCACTGGCCTGCGACCCAGTGATTTCATACTGGTCTGCAAAGATGGAACAGTGTCCTGCACTGGCTCGAGTCGCAATCAAATATTTGGCCTGCCCGCCCACAAGTGTCTCCTCTGAGAGGCTCTTGAGCACAGGAGAGGATGCTGTAGCTCCAGATGACAGACTTGTCCCTGTCCATGTGCCACAGCTGGTATTCACCAAGTACAATTTGGAAAAATGTCAATAA